The Martelella endophytica genome contains the following window.
CCGCCTGATCGCCGCCCTTCCTCGCCGGGTTCGCGCCGGGCTGGAGACGGCGCCATGACCACGCTCCTCAAGGTCGAAAACCTCTCGCGGCGCTATCAGGGCACAACGGCGCTCGACGGCGTTTCGCTGCAGGTTGCGCCGGGCGAAATCCTCGGCATCGTCGGCGAGAGCGGTTCCGGCAAATCGACGCTCGCGCGGCTCGTCATGGCGCTCGACCGGCCGACATCGGGCCGGGTGCTGTTTGAGGGCGACGACATCTTCGCCCTGTCCGAGCGCCGCCTGCGGCCGCTCCGGCGCCATTTCCAGATGGTGTTTCAGGACCCTTACGGATCGCTCGATCCACGGCTGAGCGTCGGCCACATCGTCGCCGAACCGCTGGCGCTCGTTGCCGAAGCGCCGAAGGGCCGGCAGCGGCGGGAGCGCGTCGCGACCCTTCTCGAAGAGGTGGGCCTGGCGGCGACAGACATCGACAAATATCCGCACCAGTTTTCCGGCGGCCAGCGTCAGCGCATCGCCATCGCCCGCGCGCTGATCACCCGGCCAAAACTGATCGTCGCCGACGAACCGACCTCCGCGCTTGACGTGACCGTGCAGGCGCAGGTGCTGAAGCTGATCCTCGGCATGCGCGAAAGCCACGGGCTGGCGG
Protein-coding sequences here:
- a CDS encoding ABC transporter ATP-binding protein; protein product: MTTLLKVENLSRRYQGTTALDGVSLQVAPGEILGIVGESGSGKSTLARLVMALDRPTSGRVLFEGDDIFALSERRLRPLRRHFQMVFQDPYGSLDPRLSVGHIVAEPLALVAEAPKGRQRRERVATLLEEVGLAATDIDKYPHQFSGGQRQRIAIARALITRPKLIVADEPTSALDVTVQAQVLKLILGMRESHGLAVLLITHNIGIVDEICDRVAVMQAGQVVEEGTVRAVLDSPEQAYTRRLIAAEPTLSAIGRRRKQERPGAAKSPT